The Vibrio nitrifigilis genome window below encodes:
- a CDS encoding 5'-nucleotidase, lipoprotein e(P4) family: MTLPKRTLLSTALLSTTLCSAAMAVNANAAEANPNDLLNATLWMQNSVEYKANVQGMFQLATMRAEAGLHDKNWSALPAMQPEGFGQLPPAIIVDCDETMLDNNVYEAYLIKSGKGYSSKTWSQYVQDKVTGAMPGAVEFANYAQKKGITIFYVTNRKKENEQATLENMKALGFPMTGAKDVLLTKGEKPDWTSNKTTRDQFVAAHYRVILMLGDNLGDFTDASGTPKERLATYKANQAHWGKDWIMMPNPEYGSFESAAFGGNWSLSTEQRRAEKISALKAWQPKS, encoded by the coding sequence ATGACATTACCCAAGCGCACACTTCTCTCGACCGCTTTACTCTCAACCACGCTATGCAGCGCAGCAATGGCTGTTAATGCAAACGCAGCTGAAGCCAATCCTAATGACTTACTCAATGCAACACTTTGGATGCAAAATTCTGTGGAGTATAAGGCTAATGTGCAAGGTATGTTTCAATTAGCAACCATGCGTGCTGAAGCAGGATTACATGATAAAAATTGGTCCGCATTACCAGCTATGCAACCAGAGGGATTTGGTCAACTTCCACCAGCAATCATTGTCGACTGTGATGAAACCATGCTCGATAACAATGTCTATGAAGCTTATCTGATCAAATCAGGTAAAGGCTACAGCTCTAAAACTTGGTCGCAATATGTTCAAGATAAAGTCACAGGAGCAATGCCAGGCGCAGTCGAGTTTGCAAACTATGCACAGAAAAAAGGCATTACGATTTTTTACGTGACTAACCGTAAAAAAGAAAACGAGCAGGCGACGTTAGAAAACATGAAAGCACTAGGATTCCCAATGACTGGAGCTAAAGATGTTCTTCTTACTAAGGGCGAAAAACCTGATTGGACGTCGAATAAAACCACTCGCGACCAATTCGTAGCGGCTCATTATCGTGTGATTTTAATGTTGGGCGACAATTTGGGTGATTTCACCGATGCATCTGGTACACCAAAAGAACGTTTAGCCACTTATAAAGCAAACCAAGCGCACTGGGGTAAAGATTGGATTATGATGCCAAACCCAGAATATGGCTCATTTGAAAGTGCCGCGTTTGGTGGCAACTGGAGTTTAAGCACTGAGCAGCGTCGAGCAGAAAAAATCAGCGCCTTAAAAGCATGGCAGCCAAAATCATAA